In a genomic window of Bradyrhizobium ontarionense:
- a CDS encoding sigma-70 family RNA polymerase sigma factor: MDWAELIGRVASRGDREAFRVLFDHFAPRIKGFLIKTGCNADEAEEIAQSTMVAVWTKAGQFDPSTAGAAAWIFTIARNQRIDAVRKASREGRVSREVVLDEEADPTLAADQIVSRVEDATRVAAAIERLSVEQSTVIRLSFIEERPHSEIAAVLGLPLGTVKSRIRLAMNRLRDLLDDAT; encoded by the coding sequence GTGGACTGGGCGGAACTGATCGGACGCGTCGCATCGCGCGGTGACCGCGAGGCGTTCAGGGTCCTGTTCGATCATTTTGCGCCTCGGATCAAAGGGTTCCTGATCAAGACGGGCTGCAATGCGGACGAGGCCGAGGAGATTGCGCAGTCCACGATGGTGGCGGTGTGGACCAAGGCCGGTCAGTTCGATCCGTCGACGGCAGGCGCTGCCGCTTGGATCTTCACCATCGCGCGAAATCAGCGGATCGACGCCGTGCGCAAGGCCTCCCGCGAGGGCCGGGTGAGCCGGGAAGTCGTGCTCGACGAGGAGGCCGACCCGACGCTGGCAGCGGATCAGATCGTGTCGCGTGTCGAAGATGCCACGCGCGTGGCGGCCGCGATCGAAAGATTGTCGGTGGAGCAATCCACCGTGATCCGCCTGTCGTTCATCGAGGAACGACCCCACTCGGAAATCGCGGCAGTGCTCGGCCTGCCGCTTGGTACGGTGAAATCACGAATCAGACTGGCGATGAATCGCCTGAGAGACCTGTTGGACGACGCGACATGA
- a CDS encoding ChrR family anti-sigma-E factor, translating to MTISHHPPEDLLADFATGALDEAERLVVGVHVAECGRCRRFVRAIEQLAGASLDAAEPVATGADAFDAVMARIDRRPETAPRVSEVAKHDPELADLPEMVKRCKIGKRRRVAPGISMRPILLSGASKSRAFLLRSEPGARMLEHSHSGNELTCVLKGSFSHLGGYYGPGDFDYGDDEVDHRPVVGDEGPCLCLVAMSGDLRMHGLLGRIISPFVRL from the coding sequence ATGACAATCAGCCATCACCCGCCGGAAGACCTGCTGGCCGACTTCGCCACCGGCGCGCTCGACGAGGCCGAGCGGCTGGTGGTCGGCGTCCATGTCGCGGAATGCGGACGATGCCGGCGCTTCGTGCGCGCCATCGAGCAGCTCGCCGGCGCATCGCTCGACGCGGCCGAGCCGGTCGCGACGGGCGCGGACGCATTCGACGCCGTGATGGCGCGCATCGACCGCCGGCCGGAGACTGCCCCTCGCGTCAGCGAGGTCGCCAAGCACGATCCTGAGCTCGCCGACCTGCCGGAGATGGTGAAGCGCTGCAAGATCGGCAAGCGCCGCCGCGTCGCGCCCGGTATCAGCATGCGCCCGATCCTGCTCTCCGGCGCCAGCAAGTCGCGCGCCTTCCTGCTGCGCTCGGAGCCCGGCGCCCGGATGCTGGAGCACTCGCATTCCGGCAATGAGCTGACCTGCGTGCTGAAAGGCAGCTTCAGCCATCTCGGCGGTTATTACGGGCCCGGTGACTTCGACTATGGCGACGACGAGGTCGACCATCGTCCCGTGGTCGGCGACGAAGGCCCCTGCCTGTGCCTCGTGGCCATGTCCGGCGACCTGCGCATGCACGGCCTGCTCGGCCGCATCATCAGCCCGTTCGTCCGCCTCTGA
- a CDS encoding RNA polymerase sigma factor — protein MRSAGAEQKSYVAHLSSLLGRAGRSDAQAFAELHALTIVKMRKTVRAMLSSAADIDDILQDGYLKIWRHAASFDPARASPITWMCTIMRNTAIDALRTAGVPTSELDEALGIPDPADMVTEEFDYASAEPIARAALSRLPEERRQLLALAYLEGESRTRLSERFGVPVGTIKTWLHRSLLAVRKDCLGHAHTIAAAAA, from the coding sequence ATGCGGTCGGCGGGCGCAGAGCAGAAGAGCTACGTCGCGCATCTCAGCAGCCTGTTGGGACGGGCCGGACGCAGCGATGCGCAAGCCTTCGCCGAGCTCCACGCCCTGACCATCGTGAAGATGCGCAAGACTGTGCGCGCCATGCTCTCCTCAGCCGCCGATATCGACGACATCCTGCAGGACGGCTATTTGAAGATCTGGCGCCATGCGGCGAGCTTCGACCCCGCGCGGGCCTCGCCGATCACCTGGATGTGCACGATCATGCGCAACACCGCGATCGACGCGCTGCGCACGGCCGGCGTGCCGACCTCGGAGCTCGACGAAGCGCTGGGGATCCCCGATCCCGCCGACATGGTCACGGAGGAATTCGACTATGCGTCGGCGGAACCGATCGCCCGCGCAGCGCTTAGTCGGTTACCGGAGGAGCGCCGACAATTGCTGGCGCTCGCCTATCTCGAAGGGGAAAGCCGAACGCGGCTGTCAGAACGGTTCGGCGTGCCGGTCGGCACCATCAAGACCTGGCTGCATCGCAGTCTGCTGGCGGTGCGCAAGGATTGCCTCGGACACGCGCACACCATCGCAGCCGCGGCGGCCTGA